From a region of the Clupea harengus chromosome 9, Ch_v2.0.2, whole genome shotgun sequence genome:
- the si:dkey-52l18.4 gene encoding uncharacterized protein si:dkey-52l18.4 — MGPVIGCYVIITLLYHNLGCSAAECFNAVKARRDRKEVFEGSSLSLSCEVEHCGRSGWTGGWGVVKEDTFSLLQNSPRLHIYKEDLTINSTRLNINFIRTNISDTGTYQCRINWGRDSISNGHVTFVNVTDTPPKKSERTVLLRVFVCVCACFSFPLALVLARCLSHPAAPPVPPRLHSAATQSRTGDELVYADLTLENAGASTQNPPHTEEQPVIYSLISL, encoded by the exons ATGGGGCCAGTCATTGGCTGCTACGTAATTATAACTCTGCTGTACCATAATTTGG GCTGTAGTGCAGCGGAATGCTTCAATGCTGTGAAGGCACGTCGAGATCGTAAAGAAGTATTTGAGGGAAGTAGTCTCTCGCTGTCATGTGAGGTTGAGCACTGCGGCAGGAGTGGCTGGACTGGAGGATGGGGAGTCGTCAAAGAAGATACTTTCAGCCTCTTACAGAACTCACCCAGGCTTCACATTTACAAGGAGGACCTGACAATCAATAGCACCCGCCTTAATATTAACTTCATCCGTACAAACATATCAGACACTGGAACATATCAGTGTCGCATCAACTGGGGGCGAGACTCCATCAGCAATGGACATGTAACATTTGTGAATGTCACTGATA CACCTCCTAAAAAATCTGAGAGGACTGTCCTcctgagggtgtttgtgtgtgtctgtgcctgtttctcttttcctcttgccCTGGTACTGGCTCGGTGTCTGTCCCACCCAGCCGCTCCACCGGTCCCTCCTCGCCTACACTCTGCCG CCACACAGAGCAGAACAGGAGACGAG CTGGTGTATGCGGATCTGACACTGGAGAATGCAGGAGCCTCAACCCAAAACCCTCCGCACACAGAAGAACAGCCTGTAATCTACTCTTTGATAAGCCTCTAG